In the genome of Dermatobacter hominis, the window TACGGGTCGACGACGTGGCGCTCGAACTCGGACGAGAAGTCGAAGACGTGGTGGTCGACGCCGAGCTGGGCGGCGGCGCGTCGGGCGTCGGCGACCTCGGTGGCCGAGCAGCACCCCGTGTCGGACGGACCGCCCCACAGGCGCATGGTCACGCCGACGACGTCGTGGCCGGCGTCGCGCAGCCGCGCCGCCGCCACCGACGAGTCGACGCCGCCCGACATGGCGACGAGCACGCGCACGTCAGCGTCCCCCCGCCGCCGTGCCGGCCGCGGTCGGCGACGCGGCCCTGAGGTGCGCGACCGCCTCGGTCACCACCGACAGGGCGTGGTCCGCCTGGGCGGCCGTGGCGTCGTGGCCGAGCGACAGCCGCAGGGCCCCGCGTCGGCGGTCGTCGAGGGTGACGCCGGGGAGCGCCGCGAGGACGTGGGACGGTCGCGCCGCGCCCGACGCGCAGGCCGACGACGCCGAGGCCCGCACCCCGGCCCGGTCGAGGAGGAACAGGAGCGGCTCGCTGTCGACGTCGTCGATCAGGAGGTGCAGCGTCCCCGGGAGCAGGTGGTCGACCTCGGGCCGCCCCGCCGGGCCCCTCGCCGCCGCGGTCCAGGTCACGCCGTCGATCGCGCACAGGCCGGCCGCCAGCCGGTCCCGCAGCGCCCGGACCCGCTCGGACGTCGCGGCCCGGTCGCGGGCGACGGCGTCGAGCGCCGCTGCCATGCCGACCACCCCGGCCACGTTCGTCGTCCCCGAGCGCCGGTCCCACTCCTGGCCGCCCCCGTGCAGCAGCGGCCGGATCGCCACGCCGCGCCGGACGACGAGCGCGCCCACGCCCTTCGGACCGCCGAACTTGTGGGCCGAGACGGACACGAGGCCGGCCGGCGCCGCGATGCGCGCCAGGTCCAGCCACGGCGCGGCCTGGACGGCGTCGGTGTGCAGGGCGGCGAGCGGAGCGTGGGCGGCCACGACGTCGGCCATCGCGTGGAGGTCGTTGACCGCGCCGACCTCGTTGTTCGCCGCCATGACCGACACGAGCTCGACGGCGCGGTCGTCCTCGGTCCCCCGGAGCTCGTCGGCCAGGGCGTCCAGGTCGACCCGCCCGGTCGCGTCGACCGCGACGGTCGATCCGCCGATCGCCCGCACCGACCCCAGCACCGCTGGGT includes:
- a CDS encoding cysteine desulfurase family protein gives rise to the protein MARRSSRDLDRAATSPLRPEARAAMEPFLSDRYGNPSSAHALGRDAVRAVDEARERLADLLGCAPDEVVLTSGGTESDAHAVTGGVPVRSGRVVCSAVEHPAVLGSVRAIGGSTVAVDATGRVDLDALADELRGTEDDRAVELVSVMAANNEVGAVNDLHAMADVVAAHAPLAALHTDAVQAAPWLDLARIAAPAGLVSVSAHKFGGPKGVGALVVRRGVAIRPLLHGGGQEWDRRSGTTNVAGVVGMAAALDAVARDRAATSERVRALRDRLAAGLCAIDGVTWTAAARGPAGRPEVDHLLPGTLHLLIDDVDSEPLLFLLDRAGVRASASSACASGAARPSHVLAALPGVTLDDRRRGALRLSLGHDATAAQADHALSVVTEAVAHLRAASPTAAGTAAGGR